DNA sequence from the Parasphingorhabdus cellanae genome:
GGGGCGAAAATCTGGCCAAGAAAATCGAGGCCAAGGTCGCCGCAGGCATGGCCAAAGGCGCTATGGGTATGGAAAAAGGCGCCGACAAAATGTTACGCAGTGCAGACAAAATGGAAGCCTATGCAGACCGGTTGGAAAGCGATGCAGCTTTTCGCGAGGCGGAAGCCGCCAGGCAGAACAAGCGGAACGAAGGCAATATGACGGCGGACGAACTATTGAAGCAGGCTCCTGAATTCCGCCGTGGCGCCGCCGAAATGCGCGAAGGTGCAGCGGAAATGCGCAGATCAGCCGAGCAAATGCGGCGCGGAGATACGAATTAGGGAGGCGTTATCTTGCGGGCGGTCAAAGATCAAGAATATCGAACCTTTTAGCTCCGGGTAGCAGACTTTCCTGCGCCAATATGTTTACGCGAAACGCATCCTGCAGCAAACCCTATTCCGCGGTGAAGGTTACCGTTAGTGCATCATTATATTGTCCCGCAGCCGGTAGTCCATTAGGTGCGGGCACCACGATTTCGAGCGGGACGGCTCTTTCCATCCGGTTAGGCATATATTTGATCCTGCTCGATTGGGCTGTTGCGGAAAGATCGATATTTTCGCCTCTGAATAACAAACTGTAGCCAATGCCGGGCGCGCCAGCTTCATGCGCCAATTTTCCGCGATTGGCCGACTGAAAAGTGACTGCCACTTCAGCATTGCTCATGATATTAAAATCAACCGACCGGCGTGCCGCCCTTGAAAGATCGCCCAAATCAATGGAAGTTTCGCGCACGCCGTTAGGGAAATCATCTGACCGGACTTTCAGCACCGATGCAACCGGAGCCAAAATCGCTAGCGGTGCCTCTGCCACAAGTTGCTGAACTCCGGCGTCAACCCGAAACAGCCTAATCATTGCCTGACCATTATAGGTTCCGCCGCGAACAAATTGATTTGCTGGGATCGAAACAAACAAAGTCGCTCCCTGAACCCCTTGCCCCTGGCCGAATTGTCCGTCTATTCTGGACGTCTCGCTGCCCTCAAAATCGGCGCTGAGAAATGACGGACCGCTCGTTGTTTTCAGAATGTCGTAATAGAGCGGATCACCAGGGCCGCTCAGTGCATTGACGCCCCCTCCCGAAACAGGCGCGGCGGTGAGAAAAAACCGGCAGGCCACACCCTGATGACGAACAGACAAAGCCACTGCTTCAAAAGACTGTCCCTCGTCAAAAACCTCGTATCCCCTGCCATAGAGCCCACGCCAGTCCACACTGCTCTCTGCGGTCAGGTCAAGCTTGCAGGGATCGTCCAACAGCATTGCGTCGTTCTGGGCAACGGCAGGAACGGCATGAAGAACCAGACTGGCTCCGAGCAGATGCGCATAAATTTTAAGGGATGGTTTCATCATCATTCTCTCCTTTCGATTGGACATCAAGATCATAGAATAAATCACCATCCAGCTTGTATATACCGGTGACCTCTTCTGGGATGGTCACGGCTTTTGTGGCCGTTTGTTCGCCGGCTGTAACGGTGATGTCATACGTTCGCCCGGCTTCAACGCCCTCTAGAAAGAATCGTCCCTTGGCGTTGGTGAAGATTTGCGTTGTATCCGCGCCTTTTGCACCGCTGGCGGTATCCCTTGCCTCGGCGGTTACAAATACCAAAGCATCGCCATCCCGGTCGACCATGTTACCCACCAGCGACACATTCCGGGCACTTCCTACCTCGAGATGAAAGCCGCTGCGATAACCCGGATTGACCGCAAAGACCTGTCCACCAAGGGAGGTTCCGGCTGGCGCATCGGGCGCGTCCACTTGCAGCGAGCGATTAAAATAGGGCGTCATAGTGGTGACAACCGCCGGCCCCAAAGCACCGCTATAGGCTGAATATTGAGTCTTGCTTGATCCGAAACCCGTCCTCGGTTCGACCGCCAGCTGATAATCCCCTGCCTTTTCATTGGCCCTGACAATGGCAAAGCTGTTGCGGACGGGACGGCTTATTCCAAACTGTCCGTCAGCCATAACTATGGCGGTTCCAAAAGTAACCTCCGTCCGCAAGTCCCGTTCACGATCGCTGAAATAATTGCTGGATATTTGCTCGATCGATCCTTCAAAACGATTGCCGATATAGGTTGCGCGGCCAAACTGACGATCAGAACCATCGCGCCGCTCCGCTGCTGCGCTAAACCCGAAACTGTTGACGCCTACCGAAGCCAAGCGATTATACTCTATGCGGGCAGCATTATCCTCGCTTGTATATGATGAGGTCAATGAAGACCGGCCCAGCGGTACGGATAGTCCTATCCGAAATACCGGTCCGCTGCGCTCATCACTACGGCGATATTCGGCGCTGGCCGAAACCGAACCAAAACGGAACTGATGTGAATAGTTGGCGCCGATATAATAGCCATCACGCTGCCCATCGCGAAATTCGTCATAGCCGGCAAAAAACTGGAGGCGCGATTGCGATGTGATTTTTTGACCGATCCGGAACCGTGCCTGTTTGGCAATGAATGATCCGCCAAATAACTGATTCAGAGTCCGGTAGTCCTTTCCGGTCAAAATGACGGTGGCATCAATGGCACGGTCGCGAACAATATCCGTATCTCGCCATCGGTATTGCAAAGAAATCTGGCTATGATCAGGGTTAAAGCTGTTGACGTTGGTCGAGCTGTTCACGCCGAATGTACCGATCGGAGATGCCCAGACGATTTCTGCGCCAACCAGGTTGAAAAACCGGTCACCTTCCCAGTTGAGTCCCCCTGTCAACGTTGGCGTAAACCCGTAGCGCACAAATGCGGTGCCATTGTAATTATTGTCGTCATAGCGCCGGACGCCATCCTCATCACGATAGGGCAATCCGAAATTGGCGGCGAAGTCAAACAGGCCCGGTGCAAGCAGTTCAATATCATAAAATGCCGGATAGGACCGCAATTCGGTTTCTCCGCTGGCATAGGTGATGCGCAGTTCTATATCATTGCCGGCAGAAGGTATCAGCGGAAAATCCCTTAGGTTATAGCGCCCGCTACGCAGATCATAAGTCCGTATTGGTACGCCATTCAACAACACCTCAACCCGCGCCGAACGGTCAATTTCAAAGGCCTGTTCCGGAGAAGGGCGAATGTTTAGATAAGGATTGATATTGAAGTTCCGGAACGCAGATATTCCGGCAATGCGCGGCGCATTTTGAAATGGCCGGCGCCCGACACTAAGATCGCCCAGCTCGTACCGGACCAGTGTATCACGGTCATCATAAGTGAGCCGAATATCGCCGCGCGAAAATTTTTTCTGGCGGCTATCATCATAACGCAGCTCCGCTTCGGCGACGAGACCGCGGACATTTAGTGCCAGATCCACGTCGGCCACAAATCGGGCGAAACCCGTGTCCGCAGATCGGGAATCCTCGACAATAGTTGTGCCGGCTCGGACCGAAACATAGCCTGAAAAATCACTTTGCTCGACCAGCTCAATGTCGGAACGATTGCGCAAAGACCTGAGATTCAGGCTCCTGACCGTTCTCATTGCAGCGGGGATGTCGATACGCAAAACCAGTTGGGCATCGTCAAATGCCACAGTCAGCCCCAGTTTGCGCAACTCGTCAAACGTCACGCTGTCTCTGCCGTTGGCTAGCGCCTTTAACAAATCGGCCGTCTCTACAACCGTAATCGGGGCGAGCACTGTGTTGACAAAACTTGCCGCAATAGATCCGGGCTGACCTTTGTTATCCGGTGTCACCAGATATTCACCGACGTTGATACCCTCAATCAGGACGACATAATTGCCTTCGCCAAGCGCCGGTCGCTCTTTGCCGAATACCTGTTTGAAAATATCATCTATTGATTCTTGCGGTTCGTCTTCTGATGTCTGGCCTTCAGGGCTTTGAATAGCTTGGTTCTGATTCTTCCGATCCTGATCTTCCTGATCCGGACTCTCTGTCGACTGACTATTCAGCCCATTTGAGACACCGACATCGGGGGTATCGGCATGCGCGGCTCGACCGCCGGAAAGCGCAACCGCCAGTACGACCAGCGATGACCGGACAAGAAACGAAATCCGCATGGCGCGCGATACGGTCTAGTTAAAGACCGTATACTCCGTGCG
Encoded proteins:
- a CDS encoding fimbria/pilus outer membrane usher protein — translated: MRISFLVRSSLVVLAVALSGGRAAHADTPDVGVSNGLNSQSTESPDQEDQDRKNQNQAIQSPEGQTSEDEPQESIDDIFKQVFGKERPALGEGNYVVLIEGINVGEYLVTPDNKGQPGSIAASFVNTVLAPITVVETADLLKALANGRDSVTFDELRKLGLTVAFDDAQLVLRIDIPAAMRTVRSLNLRSLRNRSDIELVEQSDFSGYVSVRAGTTIVEDSRSADTGFARFVADVDLALNVRGLVAEAELRYDDSRQKKFSRGDIRLTYDDRDTLVRYELGDLSVGRRPFQNAPRIAGISAFRNFNINPYLNIRPSPEQAFEIDRSARVEVLLNGVPIRTYDLRSGRYNLRDFPLIPSAGNDIELRITYASGETELRSYPAFYDIELLAPGLFDFAANFGLPYRDEDGVRRYDDNNYNGTAFVRYGFTPTLTGGLNWEGDRFFNLVGAEIVWASPIGTFGVNSSTNVNSFNPDHSQISLQYRWRDTDIVRDRAIDATVILTGKDYRTLNQLFGGSFIAKQARFRIGQKITSQSRLQFFAGYDEFRDGQRDGYYIGANYSHQFRFGSVSASAEYRRSDERSGPVFRIGLSVPLGRSSLTSSYTSEDNAARIEYNRLASVGVNSFGFSAAAERRDGSDRQFGRATYIGNRFEGSIEQISSNYFSDRERDLRTEVTFGTAIVMADGQFGISRPVRNSFAIVRANEKAGDYQLAVEPRTGFGSSKTQYSAYSGALGPAVVTTMTPYFNRSLQVDAPDAPAGTSLGGQVFAVNPGYRSGFHLEVGSARNVSLVGNMVDRDGDALVFVTAEARDTASGAKGADTTQIFTNAKGRFFLEGVEAGRTYDITVTAGEQTATKAVTIPEEVTGIYKLDGDLFYDLDVQSKGENDDETIP